A window of Nicotiana tabacum cultivar K326 chromosome 24, ASM71507v2, whole genome shotgun sequence contains these coding sequences:
- the LOC142178132 gene encoding uncharacterized protein LOC142178132, translating into MSQRSKDKDPAWRYGDRVNEKNTNIVCKFCNKITTGGIYRFKFHLIGGDRNVTSCPKCPSEVRDEIKNFVEKKKEQKNQMSHQPLVTNLDDDGDDDIEELSLPTKRGRDAISSSHGSTGTSRTKGPIDCYFPKKPEGKSGGKDVQKIAKDILRDRAVRAFARWVYDAGLPFNCVNYTDTFGDFIEAVGQYGPGMKPPTYHEIRGPYLNKEVEETNKIVEEHKVAWNKYGCSIMMDKWTARTGKMIINVLVNSPKGSLFLESINASDSSTDHIKMFTLFQNTIEKIGPSKVVQVVTDNASENVKAGGMVEGAYKNVYWTPCAAHCINLIFGDIFKEKPFSTVFGQGVRVHSYISQRPLLLNMMRRFTRQKNLVKSVKVLRLVDGEQKPPMGYLYEAMDRAKEAIQASFTDEQKYAKVFQIIDARWSEQLHRPLYAAGLILNPLLFYDQHENNSLAREVWTGFHEVVIKLTPDEDLQEKIVDQLAIYKAAEGLFKLRLAIK; encoded by the exons ATGTCTCAAAGATCGAAAGATAAAGACCCGGCTTGGCGATATGGCGATAGAGTTAATGAGAAGAATACAAATATTGTATGCAAGTTTTGTAACAAGATTACAACGGGTGGAATTTATCGCTTTAAATTCCATCTTATTGGTGGCGATAGAAACGTCACAAGTTGTCCGAAATGCCCATCGGAGGTGAGGGATGAAATAAAGAATTTTgttgagaagaagaaggagcaaaAAAATCAAATGAGTCATCAACCATTGGTGACCAATcttgatgatgatggtgatgatgatatTGAAGAATTGTCACTTCCAACAAAACGGGGAAGAGATGCAATCTCTTCAAGCCATGGATCGACGGGTACGAGTAGGACTAAAGGTCCTATAGATTGCTATTTCCCAAAGAAGCCGGAAGGAAAGAGCGGTGGAAAAGATGTACAAAAAATTGCTAAGGACATTTTGAGGGATCGTGCAGTTAGAGCTTTTGCACGATGGGTCTATGATGCTGGGCTCCCCTTCAATTGTGTCAACTATACTGACACTTTTGGAGACTTTATTGAGGCCGTTGGTCAATACGGACCTGGAATGAAGCCTCCCACTTATCATGAAATCAGAGGTCCTTATCTAAATAAGGAAGTGGAGGAGACTAATAAAATTGTGGAGGAACATAAAGTTGCGTGGAACAAGTATGGCTGCTCCATTATGATGGATAAGTGGACGGCAAGAACTGGGAAAATGATTATTAATGTGTTGGTGAATTCTCCCAAGGGAAGTTTGTTTCTTGAGTCCATTAATGCTAGCGACTCATCCACTGACCACATCAAAATGTTCACCTTGTTTCAGAACACCATTGAAAAGATTGGCCCAAGCAAAGTTGTTCAAGTGGTCACTGATAATGCGAGTGAAAATGTGAAAGCGGGTGGCATGGTGGAAGGAGCGTACAAGAATGTCTATTGGACTCCATGTGCGGCTCATTGTATCAACTTAATCTTCGGGgacattttcaaggaaaaaccctTCTCTACAGTTTTTGGCCAGGGCGTTAGGGTACATTCTTATATTTCTCAGCGGCCCTTGTTATTGAATATGATGAGAAGATTCACCAGACaaaaaaatttggtgaaatcgG TTAAAGTACTCCGTTTGGTGGATGGGGAGCAAAAACCACCAATGGGCTACCTCTATGAAGCTATGGATAGGGCCAAGGAGGCTATTCAAGCATCATTCACTGATGAGCAGAAATATGCAAAGGTCTTTCAGATCATTGATGCAAGATGGAGTGAGCAACTTCATAGACCTTTGTATGCAGCTGGACTTATTCTGAACCCGTTACTCTTTTATGATCAGCATGAGAATAATTCATTGGCTAGAGAAGTGTGGACAGGATTCCATGAGGTTGTTATCAAGTTGACCCCAGATGAAGACTTGCAAGAAAAGATAGTAGATCAGCTTGCTATTTACAAGGCAGCTGAGGGACTTTTTAAGCTCCGACTTGCTATTAAATAA